In Candidatus Acidiferrales bacterium, the following proteins share a genomic window:
- the fabD gene encoding ACP S-malonyltransferase, with protein sequence MSQLAFLFPGQASQYPGMGKELAEKFAVARAVFDEADAALGFSISRLCFEGPEEELKLTANTQPAILTCSIAAYRLLEEKGVRPNYVAGHSLGEYSALVASGCLALADAVRVVRKRGQFMQAAVPVGQGVMAAILGLAQAQVEDICEQAAQGEVVCPANLNSPEQIVISGHTAAVKRALEIASTRSAKRAVLLPVSAPFHCELMLPAQQQLEGELRQTAFGDMAIPVVTNVDAEVIEGREEARDALIRQVSAPVRWEESIRLLIERGVSRFVEVGPGKVLSGLLRQIDRSVAAYNVEDEKSLLATLEKLAHAAEE encoded by the coding sequence ATGAGCCAACTGGCGTTCCTATTCCCGGGGCAAGCTTCGCAGTACCCTGGCATGGGCAAGGAACTGGCGGAAAAATTTGCCGTGGCGCGCGCCGTGTTTGACGAAGCGGATGCGGCGTTGGGTTTTTCGATCTCCAGGCTTTGCTTTGAAGGACCGGAGGAAGAACTCAAACTCACCGCCAATACCCAGCCGGCCATCCTGACCTGCTCGATTGCCGCCTATCGCCTGCTTGAGGAGAAAGGCGTTCGGCCAAACTACGTGGCCGGGCATAGTCTGGGAGAATATTCGGCGCTGGTCGCCTCGGGATGCCTCGCCTTAGCCGATGCTGTGAGAGTGGTGCGCAAGCGCGGGCAGTTCATGCAGGCGGCGGTGCCGGTGGGGCAGGGCGTCATGGCGGCGATCCTGGGGTTGGCTCAGGCGCAGGTGGAAGACATCTGCGAACAGGCGGCGCAGGGCGAGGTGGTCTGCCCGGCCAACTTGAATTCGCCCGAGCAAATCGTGATTTCCGGCCACACGGCAGCGGTGAAACGCGCTCTTGAGATCGCGAGCACACGCAGCGCCAAGCGAGCGGTTCTCCTCCCGGTCAGCGCTCCTTTTCACTGCGAGCTGATGCTCCCCGCGCAACAGCAGCTCGAAGGCGAGCTCCGGCAAACCGCCTTCGGGGACATGGCCATTCCTGTCGTGACGAATGTGGACGCCGAAGTGATCGAAGGGCGTGAGGAAGCGCGCGACGCGCTGATCCGCCAGGTCTCGGCGCCGGTGCGCTGGGAAGAGTCGATCCGGTTGCTCATTGAGAGAGGAGTCAGCCGCTTTGTCGAGGTGGGGCCGGGCAAAGTCCTGAGCGGACTCCTGCGCCAAATCGATCGCTCGGTGGCCGCCTACAACGTGGAGGACGAGAAGAGTTTGCTCGCCACGCTCGAAAAGCTGGCGCACGCGGCCGAGGAGTGA